GTTCAAAGATCACCCAGCTATTGAAAAGGCATTTGCTAATTCAATGAAAGGTACTAACGCCATCGTATTCTCATACGGTGAAGTGAACGCGACTGCTAAAACATTGGCTGATTTTGCTAAGGACGTTGAAGTTCTGCAAATTAAGTCTGGTGTTATGGATGGCGAAGCTTTGGACGATGCTAAAATCAAGTTCCTAGCTACACTTCCGGGCAAAGATCAGTTACGCGCTATGTTCCTTGGTACGCTATTGGCTTCAGGATCTGCACTTGCAAGATGCTTGAACGCTTACGCCGAGAAACTTGGTGGCGGTGCTGCTAGTACTGAAGAAGCTCCACAAGCGTAGTAGTTACGTTTTTGGTGCCGTCTACTTAACGTAGACACAAATGAATTATTAAATAAATTTTTTTTATCCTTTGGAGGATTTCAAAATGTCTCTAACAAACGATCAATTAGTTGATGCGTTGTCTCAAAAAACTGTTCTTGAGATCGCTGAACTTGTAAAAATGCTTGAAGAAAAATGGGGCGTTTCTGCTGCTGCTCCTGTAGCTGCTGCTGGCGCTGGCCCTGCTGCTGCTGTTGAAGAAAAAACTGCTTTCGACGTTATCCTTGTTGACGCTGGTGCGAACAAAATCAACGTTATTAAAGAAGTACGTGGCTTGACTGGTCTTGGTCTTGCTGAAGCAAAAGCCCTTGTTGAAGCTGGTAACAAAGCTGTTAAAGAAGGCGCTACTAAAGAAGACGCTGAAAAAATCAAAAAAGCTCTTGAAGCAGCAGGCGCGAAAGTTACTGTTAAGTAGTTTTCCCCTAACTCTTACGAGTTCTTGCCGAAAGCCTCTGGTTTATTCCAGGGGCTTTTTGCTTTTCTGGGCCCTGTTTCTAAACCGGGCCGCCTTGAAGGCAGAAGTGGGGGTGGGCTCCTTGCCTGTGTTGCTTCGGACAGTCCTCGCTCTCTTTTGTTTTTGTTGGTTAAGATGGTTTTTGGTTCGATGTTTTTCTTTTGCTTTCTTCTTGATTAGCAATAGCTGCGGAACTTGCAACATAGGCAAGGAGCCCACCCCCACTTCTGCCTTCAAGGCTCCTGTTTATAAACTTGCTCAGAAATGCAAAAAGCCTGGGAATCTACTCGCTTTGGGAATCTTAGAGACTCCAACTACTAAACCTTTTTCTAAGGACTGGCGCCTCCGGCGCTTAAAGGTGCCTGCTTCTTTTTGCGGTTTCACCGCGTCAAAGGGCCGCCGGGCGCTCGTCAGCTTCGCTGCCTCGTTTGGGGGTGCCTGCTTCTTTTTGCGGTTTCACCGCGTCAAAGGCCGCAGGCTGCTCGTCAGCTTTGCTGACTCGGTCGGGGAGTTGGTATTTTTTCTGAGTATGAATGGAACCTTTATTCTCCGTGTCAGATGTTAAAGGCGTAGTTTTGTTGTTTTTTAGTCACGATTTTCCTGGATTCGAAGAATATTTTTGGATTTTTATTTTTTGTTCCGGTATTGCGAACAAAAATTTTTGCCTTGGTCCCCAAAGTCTTCGCAAAATTTAAACTGAATTTTTGAACTATTCGGTTTCATATTTTTATTTTCCCAAAATTTTTTCGAACAATCCTTTCCGCTATTTCTTCGCATCATCCTCCATCGTGGGTCATTCGTTCAAAATTCCTGCTTAATTCGAAGGCATTTCGCGAAAAAACTCCAAGTGGAACTCACAGTAGAAACCCATACAAAAACCCTTATAATCACTTGCTTTTCCCAAAACATAGGGTAGGTTAAACTGCTTACCCTTTTATTTAATGTGGGCCTTGGAAATTTCCCCCCGAAGTGAAGTTCCGATTTTCTTATTACGGAGATATGTACATTGGAAAAAACTCCAGTTACGGCTTCTAACATTCGAGTTAGAAAGTCTTTCGCTAAAAATAAGCAAGTCATTGATATTCCAAACTTGATTGAATTGCAGAAATCTTCTTACGAAGCTTTCATTCAAAAAGATATGGATCCAGATCGCCGTGGCGAAGCTGGTCTCAATGGCGTTTTCAAATCTGTTTTCCCAATCACAGATTTCAACAACACAGCAAGCTTAGAGTTCGTATCATACACTCTTGAGCCAGCAAAATACGACGTAGATGAGTGCCGTCAGCGTGGTATGACTTTCGCTGCGCCAATCAAAGTTACTCTTCGTTTGATCGTGTTTGATGTTGATGAAGAAACTGAAGCACGTTCTATCCGTGACGTAAAAGAACAAGAAGTTTATTTGGGCGAAATCCCATTGATGACTGCAAACGGTTCTTTCATCATCAACGGTACTGAGCGCGTTGTCGTATCTCAGTTGCATCGTTCTCCGGGCGTGTTCTTCGATCACGACGGTGGTAAAAACAATGCTTCTGGTAAATTAATTTACTCTGCACGTGTGATTCCTTACCGTGGTTCTTGGTTGGATGCTGAGTTTGACCAAAAAGATCTAATCCACGTACGTATCGATCGTCGCCGTAAGTTCCCTGTAACTATTCTTTTGAAAGCTCTTGGTTACAATGCGGAACAACTTCTTGAGTACTTCTACGATCTTGATGAAGTTTATGCTCGCGATGGAAAGCTTTACCGTAAGCTTGATATCGAAAGAATGTCTGGTCAAAGAGCATTGGCTGACATCGTTGATCCAAAGTCTGGTGAGGCGCTAGTTAAAGCTGGCCGTCGTATCACTCGCGCGATCGTTAAGAAAATCAAAGACCTTGATATCACTGAACTTGAAGTTGAGCCAAAAGACCTTGAAGGTAAAGTTTTGGCGAAACCTCTTATCGATGAATCTACTGGTGAAATC
This is a stretch of genomic DNA from Bdellovibrio reynosensis. It encodes these proteins:
- the rplJ gene encoding 50S ribosomal protein L10 — encoded protein: MITRADKEQEIKLITEKFGKAKGAFIVDFKGIKVEQVTNLRKKLNTAESEMKVVRNTLAKRAFKDHPAIEKAFANSMKGTNAIVFSYGEVNATAKTLADFAKDVEVLQIKSGVMDGEALDDAKIKFLATLPGKDQLRAMFLGTLLASGSALARCLNAYAEKLGGGAASTEEAPQA
- the rplL gene encoding 50S ribosomal protein L7/L12, yielding MSLTNDQLVDALSQKTVLEIAELVKMLEEKWGVSAAAPVAAAGAGPAAAVEEKTAFDVILVDAGANKINVIKEVRGLTGLGLAEAKALVEAGNKAVKEGATKEDAEKIKKALEAAGAKVTVK